In uncultured Bacteroides sp., one genomic interval encodes:
- a CDS encoding HU family DNA-binding protein — MGERINIQNLIDLFAEKKGLSKKDAENFLKEFFALIEKALEIDKYVKIKGFGTFKLIDVDSRESVNVNTGERFQIQGHTKISFTPEASLRDQINKPFSHFETVILNEGVDFEGMSVTDEISDNEDETGVSFEEENEISSNNGENQDLTSSMQLEEPEKVLPTTTNVKEENTLSSENISSVNADNQKEAIVTEDEILESSAEIDKEIVTSPEEVETIASEMAQEEPIDSSDISGLSKDVQNEESSIQVVEAVSDLAEEYTEDEPAIAAVLEKIVPLKGKHENVSMKADNAEAVDKPQAPATLAEFISQALEIKSKEKKVTVSHNTEATKEDLIVKSNESLAVIPKEEPTPKEVIVPKEVIAPREVPTSAEKLVPKEVSAPKEMHAEKAEEESAPKQSGALIEELILKAKAEKVQQEAIASSQNSKMTIYYFVAMIAFLSVFAVAVFTYIYNPDFVMSMVPASTEKTAIDSTKVDSVPVKNEVAMPMPDTIPSADKKDMCRLTDTETKNAEAEAKRAVAEAEKVLAESKKKDKEPAVVKESAKANEKAEATDSKEKKVLEKLNPNDYTIAGTKSTYTVKKGESLVRISQQFYNSKDLWTLILKHNQKVIKDEDNVPAGTVLKIPNLRSKK; from the coding sequence ATGGGTGAAAGAATAAACATACAGAATTTGATAGATTTATTTGCCGAGAAGAAAGGGTTAAGCAAGAAGGATGCTGAGAACTTTCTAAAGGAATTTTTTGCTCTTATTGAAAAAGCACTTGAAATTGATAAGTATGTAAAGATAAAAGGTTTTGGTACTTTCAAACTGATAGATGTTGATAGTCGCGAAAGTGTAAATGTAAACACTGGAGAGAGATTCCAAATACAAGGTCATACAAAGATTTCGTTTACTCCCGAAGCTAGCCTTCGCGACCAGATAAATAAGCCTTTTTCTCATTTTGAAACGGTTATTTTAAATGAAGGGGTCGATTTTGAAGGCATGAGTGTTACCGATGAAATCTCTGATAATGAAGATGAAACCGGTGTTTCTTTTGAGGAAGAAAATGAGATTTCTTCTAATAATGGAGAAAATCAAGATCTTACTTCTTCTATGCAATTAGAAGAACCGGAAAAAGTTCTGCCTACTACAACTAATGTAAAAGAGGAGAATACCTTATCTTCTGAGAATATCTCATCTGTAAATGCTGATAATCAAAAAGAAGCCATTGTAACAGAAGATGAAATTTTAGAATCGTCTGCTGAAATAGATAAAGAAATTGTTACTTCTCCTGAAGAGGTTGAAACAATTGCTTCTGAAATGGCACAAGAGGAACCAATAGATTCAAGTGATATTTCTGGCTTGAGTAAAGATGTGCAGAACGAAGAATCTTCTATTCAAGTAGTAGAAGCTGTATCTGATTTAGCGGAAGAATATACAGAAGATGAGCCTGCAATAGCTGCAGTATTAGAAAAAATAGTACCCTTAAAAGGTAAGCACGAGAATGTCTCCATGAAGGCTGATAATGCAGAAGCTGTAGATAAACCTCAGGCTCCTGCTACATTAGCAGAGTTTATTTCCCAAGCTCTGGAGATAAAATCTAAGGAAAAGAAAGTAACCGTATCTCATAATACTGAAGCAACTAAAGAGGATTTGATAGTAAAATCAAATGAATCGTTGGCTGTTATCCCTAAAGAAGAACCGACGCCAAAAGAGGTTATTGTACCAAAAGAAGTGATTGCGCCGAGAGAAGTGCCTACTTCAGCAGAAAAGCTTGTTCCGAAAGAGGTGTCTGCTCCAAAAGAAATGCATGCAGAGAAAGCTGAGGAAGAAAGTGCTCCTAAACAAAGTGGCGCATTGATCGAAGAATTGATTCTAAAAGCTAAAGCTGAGAAAGTGCAACAAGAAGCTATAGCTAGTAGTCAGAATTCTAAAATGACTATTTACTACTTTGTTGCCATGATTGCTTTTCTTTCGGTTTTTGCGGTAGCCGTATTTACTTACATATACAATCCTGATTTTGTAATGAGTATGGTTCCAGCTTCTACTGAAAAGACTGCAATAGATTCAACAAAAGTCGATTCTGTTCCTGTGAAAAATGAGGTTGCTATGCCAATGCCTGATACTATTCCTTCTGCAGACAAAAAGGATATGTGCCGATTAACTGATACGGAAACAAAGAATGCGGAAGCTGAAGCTAAAAGAGCTGTTGCCGAAGCAGAAAAAGTTCTGGCAGAATCTAAAAAGAAAGATAAAGAACCTGCTGTAGTAAAAGAATCTGCCAAAGCTAATGAAAAAGCTGAAGCTACAGATTCGAAAGAAAAGAAAGTACTCGAGAAACTTAATCCGAATGATTACACAATCGCCGGAACTAAGAGTACATATACCGTGAAAAAGGGTGAATCGTTAGTGAGAATATCACAACAATTCTATAATTCCAAGGATTTATGGACGCTAATTTTGAAGCATAATCAGAAAGTGATAAAGGATGAGGATAATGTTCCTGCCGGAACTGTTCTAAAAATTCCGAACTTACGTTCTAAGAAATAA
- a CDS encoding HU family DNA-binding protein has product MNNKEFITELSGRLGYSAKEISDMVSSAVSVVSEQLQEGNTVVVQGFGTFDVKKKLERISVNPATKQRMLVPPKLVINFKPSNVIKDKFK; this is encoded by the coding sequence TTGAACAATAAAGAATTTATAACAGAATTATCCGGTAGATTGGGGTATTCGGCAAAAGAAATATCAGATATGGTTTCTTCTGCCGTATCTGTTGTGTCAGAACAATTACAGGAAGGAAATACTGTTGTTGTTCAAGGATTTGGAACGTTCGACGTGAAAAAGAAATTAGAACGAATATCAGTAAATCCTGCTACCAAACAACGCATGCTTGTACCACCAAAGCTCGTGATAAATTTCAAGCCGAGCAATGTGATTAAAGATAAGTTTAAATAA
- the rimO gene encoding 30S ribosomal protein S12 methylthiotransferase RimO: protein MRKNTIDLVTLGCSKNLVDSEQLIRQLEKNGYSVTHDSESPEGEIAVINTCGFIGDAKEESINMILEFAQAKEEGRLKKLYVMGCLSERYLKELAVEIPAVDKFYGKFDWKNLLHDLGKVYDERIHIERSLTTPQHYAYLKISEGCDRKCSYCAIPIITGCHVSRTMEDILDEVRYLVENGVKEFQVIAQELTYYGVDLYKKQMLPELIEKISDIPGVEWIRLHYAYPAHFPTDLFRVMRERDNVCKYMDIALQHISDNVLSMMKRHVTKAETYTLMEQFRKEVPGIHLRTTLMVGHPGETEADFEELKEFVKHVRFDRMGAFTYSEEEGTYSANNYEDSIPQDIKQQRLDELMEIQQGISAELSAAKIGKSFKVIIDRKEGDYYIGRTEFDSPEVDPEVLILAGDEQLEIGNFYQVKINDADDFDLYAEVIK, encoded by the coding sequence ATGAGAAAAAATACGATTGATTTAGTTACACTTGGATGTTCTAAAAATTTAGTAGATTCTGAACAGCTGATTCGTCAACTGGAAAAGAATGGTTATAGTGTAACACATGATTCAGAATCGCCGGAAGGAGAGATTGCTGTAATCAATACATGCGGGTTTATTGGCGATGCCAAGGAAGAATCCATAAATATGATATTGGAATTCGCTCAGGCGAAAGAAGAAGGACGATTGAAGAAACTTTATGTTATGGGATGTCTTTCTGAACGATATTTAAAAGAATTAGCAGTTGAAATTCCTGCTGTAGATAAGTTTTATGGCAAGTTCGACTGGAAGAATCTGCTCCATGATCTGGGAAAGGTATATGATGAGCGCATTCATATAGAACGTTCGCTTACTACTCCTCAACATTACGCCTATTTAAAGATATCCGAAGGCTGTGATAGAAAATGTTCTTATTGTGCAATTCCTATTATTACAGGATGTCATGTCTCAAGAACTATGGAGGATATACTTGACGAGGTTAGATATCTTGTTGAGAATGGAGTTAAAGAATTCCAGGTGATAGCACAGGAACTTACATATTACGGTGTTGATCTTTACAAGAAACAAATGCTTCCCGAATTAATCGAGAAGATTTCTGATATTCCGGGTGTAGAATGGATTCGTCTTCATTATGCTTATCCGGCTCATTTCCCTACAGATTTATTCCGTGTTATGCGTGAACGCGATAATGTATGTAAGTATATGGATATTGCCTTGCAGCACATTAGCGATAACGTGTTATCTATGATGAAAAGGCATGTTACTAAAGCTGAGACCTATACTTTAATGGAGCAATTCCGCAAAGAGGTACCAGGAATACATCTGCGCACAACTTTAATGGTTGGACATCCGGGAGAAACAGAAGCAGACTTTGAAGAACTGAAAGAGTTTGTTAAGCATGTAAGATTCGATAGAATGGGGGCTTTTACATATTCTGAAGAGGAGGGGACTTATTCCGCAAATAATTACGAAGATTCTATACCACAGGATATTAAACAGCAAAGACTCGATGAATTGATGGAAATTCAACAAGGAATTTCTGCCGAACTGAGTGCTGCTAAGATCGGAAAAAGCTTTAAAGTAATTATTGATCGAAAGGAAGGAGATTATTATATCGGACGTACAGAATTTGATTCTCCGGAAGTAGATCCTGAAGTTTTGATATTAGCAGGCGATGAACAGCTTGAAATTGGAAATTTTTATCAAGTTAAGATAAACGATGCCGATGATTTTGATCTTTATGCAGAAGTAATTAAATAA
- the ftsY gene encoding signal recognition particle-docking protein FtsY: MGFLSFFSKEKKETLDKGLSKTKENVFSKIARAVAGKSKVDDEVLDNLEEVLITSDVGVETTLNIIKRIEARAASDKYVNAQELNKILKEEIAALLMENNSEDLEDFTTPTDKKPYVIMVVGVNGVGKTTTIGKMAYQFKKAGKSVYLGAADTFRAAAVEQLVIWGDRVGVPVIRQKMGADPASVAYDTLNSAVANNADVVIIDTAGRLHNKVNLMNELTKIKNVMKKVVPDAPHEVLLVLDGSTGQNAFEQAKQFTLATEVTSLAITKLDGTAKGGVVIGISDQFKIPVKYIGLGEGMEDLQVFRKKEFVDSLFGEN; this comes from the coding sequence ATGGGATTTTTAAGTTTTTTCTCCAAAGAAAAGAAAGAGACTCTAGATAAGGGATTGTCTAAAACCAAAGAAAATGTCTTTAGTAAGATTGCTAGAGCTGTAGCTGGAAAATCAAAAGTAGATGATGAAGTTCTGGATAATTTGGAAGAAGTTTTAATAACCTCGGATGTTGGGGTAGAAACTACCTTGAATATTATCAAAAGAATTGAAGCGAGAGCTGCCTCCGACAAATATGTAAATGCACAGGAATTAAATAAGATCCTTAAGGAAGAGATTGCCGCATTATTGATGGAAAATAATTCGGAAGATCTTGAGGATTTTACCACACCAACAGATAAAAAGCCATACGTTATCATGGTAGTTGGTGTTAATGGAGTTGGTAAAACAACTACGATTGGTAAAATGGCTTATCAATTTAAAAAGGCCGGCAAATCTGTTTATCTTGGAGCTGCAGATACTTTCCGTGCGGCAGCTGTAGAACAGCTAGTTATATGGGGAGATAGAGTTGGAGTACCTGTTATTAGGCAAAAAATGGGAGCAGATCCTGCTTCTGTAGCTTATGATACTTTAAACTCTGCTGTTGCAAACAATGCTGATGTGGTTATTATTGATACTGCCGGACGTTTACACAATAAAGTAAACTTAATGAATGAGCTAACCAAGATAAAGAACGTAATGAAGAAAGTCGTTCCGGATGCTCCTCATGAAGTATTATTAGTATTAGATGGCTCTACTGGACAAAATGCTTTTGAACAAGCTAAACAGTTTACTTTGGCAACAGAAGTAACATCACTGGCAATTACTAAGCTTGATGGTACTGCTAAAGGTGGTGTTGTAATTGGTATTTCAGATCAGTTTAAGATTCCGGTAAAATATATCGGATTAGGTGAAGGAATGGAGGATTTGCAAGTCTTCCGCAAAAAAGAATTTGTTGATTCATTATTTGGAGAAAATTAA
- a CDS encoding DUF4295 domain-containing protein, whose protein sequence is MAKKTVASLHEGTKEGRSYTKVIKMVKSPKTGAYSFDEQMVPNEKVQDFFKK, encoded by the coding sequence ATGGCAAAGAAAACAGTAGCAAGTTTGCACGAAGGAACCAAAGAAGGTCGTTCTTATACTAAGGTTATCAAAATGGTTAAATCTCCTAAAACTGGAGCTTACTCTTTTGATGAACAAATGGTACCTAACGAAAAAGTTCAGGACTTTTTCAAAAAATAA
- the rpmG gene encoding 50S ribosomal protein L33 has product MAKKAKGNRVQVILECTEHKDSGMPGTSRYITTKNRKNTTERIELKKYNPILKKVTVHKEIK; this is encoded by the coding sequence ATGGCAAAGAAAGCAAAAGGTAATAGAGTACAGGTTATTCTTGAGTGTACAGAACACAAGGATAGTGGTATGCCGGGTACTTCACGTTATATTACTACAAAGAATAGAAAAAATACTACAGAAAGAATTGAATTGAAGAAATACAATCCAATCTTAAAGAAAGTAACAGTTCACAAAGAAATTAAATAA